A window from Citrus sinensis cultivar Valencia sweet orange chromosome 3, DVS_A1.0, whole genome shotgun sequence encodes these proteins:
- the LOC102614503 gene encoding homeobox-leucine zipper protein ATHB-7: MLDGGEYSPAAEPYSCMNEITTTTTTRKKKCKNKRRFSDEQIRSLELMFENETRLEPRKKLQLAKELGLQPRQVAIWFQNKRARWKSKQLERDYNILQANFNNLASRFEALKKEKQALVIQLQKTNELLQNKPRREDQSPSERQCCGQVEGVNSMESELDNGDRDTNKCESEVKPSLSAELRLGVLSDDDSSIKTEYFGLHEDEPNLMTMVEPAESSMTSPEDWGNFESDGLFDQSSSEYQWWDFWS, encoded by the exons ATGTTAGATGGGGGCGAATATTCTCCGGCGGCTGAGCCATACAGCTGCATGAACGAGATCACAACAACAACGACAACCAGAAAGAAGAAGTGCAAGAACAAGAGGAGGTTCAGTGATGAACAGATCAGATCATTGGAACTCATGTTTGAAAACGAAACTAGACTCGAGCCTCGAAAGAAGCTGCAGTTGGCTAAAGAACTTGGGTTGCAGCCTCGTCAGGTTGCAATATGGTTTCAGAATAAGAGAGCTAGATGGAAGTCGAAGCAGCTTGAACGAGACTACAACATACTTCAAGCCAATTTCAATAACCTTGCTTCAAGGTTCGAAGCtctgaagaaagaaaaacaagccTTGGTTATTCAG TTGCAAAAGACGAATGAGTTGTTGCAAAATAAGCCACGACGGGAGGATCAGAGTCCGAGTGAGAGGCAGTGTTGCGGTCAAGTTGAAGGTGTAAACAGCATGGAGAGCGAATTGGACAATGGAGACAGGGACACCAACAAGTGTGAATCAGAAGTGAAGCCAAGCTTGTCAGCAGAACTGAGGCTAGGTGTTTTGTCAGATGATGATAGCAGTATTAAGACAGAGTATTTTGGACTCCATGAAGATGAGCCTAATCTTATGACTATGGTGGAACCTGCAGAGAGTTCCATGACTTCACCAGAAGATTGGGGCAATTTTGAGTCAGATGGTCTCTTCGATCAATCTAGTAGTGAATATCAGTGGTGGGACTTCTGGTCATGA
- the LOC102614214 gene encoding uncharacterized membrane protein At1g16860-like gives MSLSWSWKGIPIPSVGVYILLSLFIIGLSVSVFILIVVHNAAFLLFFLLLSTFVICFIAWNMLNRNHKAALSLFVRSFPDSDLRLAPHGQLVKITGLASCGSVSLESSYEKATRCIYTSTLLYEYGRLGLKPVNVNKSCCQWSLAYCERFSTDFYITDRKSGIRVLVKAGSGCKVLPLICESNIVTTSGCSRILSTHLRKWLRDRNLPAEARLLRLEEGYVQEGSSVTVVGMLCKDNDLLMIVQPPQPISTGCLFQRLLFPVDVDGLVLGISDSSGPVTNPGPVQHPQQ, from the exons ATGAGTTTGAGTTGGAGTTGGAAGGGCATTCCAATTCCGAGTGTAGGTGTATACATTCTCCTAAGTCTCTTCATAATTGGCCTTTCAGTGTCGGTTTTCATCCTGATTGTGGTCCACAACGCCGCGTTTTTGCTCTTCTTTCTTCTGCTCTCAACTTTTGTAATATGTTTTATCGCTTGGAACATGCTCAACCGCAACCATAAGGCTGCTCTTTCATTGTTTGTCCGTTCTTTCCCCGACTCTGACCTTCGCCTCGCACCTCATGGCCAGCTTGTTAAGATTACTGGG TTAGCATCATGTGGGAGTGTCTCCCTGGAATCTTCATATGAAAAGGCTACCCGATGTATCTATACGTCAACTCTTTTGTATGAATACGGAAGATTGGGTCTCAAGCCTGTGAATGTTAACAAATCTTGCTGTCAGTGGAGTCTAGCATATTGCGAG AGGTTCTCCACAGACTTTTACATAACCGATCGGAAGTCTGGTATAAGAGTGTTGGTGAAAGCAGGTTCTGGTTGTAAGGTTCTACCCTTGATCTGTGAGAGCAACATTGTAACAACTTCTGGATGTAGCAGAATACTGTCTACTCATCTCAGGAAATGGTTGAGAGACAGAAACCTCCCAGCTGAAGCTCGTCTATTACGTCTGGAAGAAGG CTATGTGCAGGAAGGCAGCTCTGTCACAGTTGTTGGCATGTTGTGCaaagataatgatttattGATGATCGTCCAGCCACCACAGCCCATCTCCACTGGATGTCTATTTCAAAGGCTTCTTTTTCCTGTGGATGTTGATGGACTTGTCCTGGGGATTTCTGATTCCAGTGGTCCTGTGACCAACCCAGGTCCCGTACAACACCCACAACAATGA